The DNA window CTCGTCGAGCGTGCGCAGGAAATCCGACTTGAAGCCGCTCATCTTTCTTTACCTTTGGTTTGTTCGCGGACCCGAATTGACGTATCAGTCCGCTGGGCTTCCTATCAGGATCGAAGCGGGATTTCACGGGGTATGAGGTCAAAAATGTCTGGCGATTCGGCCATGTGGGCACTCGGTCTGATGAGCGGCACGTCGATGGACGGCGTCGACGCGGCGCTGATCCGCACTGACGGCGAAGGAATTGCCGAGTTTGGGCCGACGCTGTTTCAGGCCTATGGCGACGAGGAACGGGCGGTTCTGAGAGCCGCTCTGAAGGATGCGCGTGGCATGACCGCCCGCAAAGAACGCTTCGGCCGGCTCGCCGAAGCGGAATCCGTCGTTACCGACGCTCATGCCCACGCCGTCGCGGTGCTGCTGATCGCCGCCGAGAAAAAAGGCATTCGGCCCGAGGTAATCGGCTTCCATGGTCAGACTGTGCACCATGCGCCCGATCGCGGCTTTACCGCCCAGATCGGCGACGCCGGCATGCTGGCCGAGCGCTTCAATCTGCCGGTGGTCTATGACTTCCGCTCCGCCGATATTCGCGAAGGCGGGCAGGGCGCGCCGCTGGTGCCGGTCTACCATCGAGCGCTGGCCCGCAAGGCCGGGCTCACGCCGCCCGTCGCTTTCCTCAACATCGGTGGTGTCGCCAACGTCACGCTGATTGGCGAGGACGGGGAGCTTACCGCCTTCGATACCGGTCCCGGCAACGCGCTGATCGACGACCTAGTGTTCAACGCCACCGGCGCTCGCTTCGATGTCGATGGTGCCATCGCCGCGCAGGGACATGTCGACGCGGCTGTGCTGGGGCAGTTGATGGACCATCCGCATTTCGAGACGCCGGCGCCCAAGTCGCTCGACAGGAATACCTTCCGCGCCGATGCGGCCGCCAGCCTGTCGTTTGCCGACCGTGTGGCGACGCTCACCGCCTTTACGGCCGAGGGGATCGCAGCCGGCCTTCGGCTGGCCGGCGCGCCTATCCGCACGGTGATCGTCTCGGGCGGCGGCGCCCGCAATCCGGTGATGGTGCGGATGATTGCCGAGCGAACCGGCGTGGACGTGGTGCCGGCCGGCAATATCGGATTCGACGCCGACTTCGTCGAGGCGCAGGCCTTCGCCTATCTTGCCGCTCGCCGCTTGAAAGGATTGCCGTCTTCCTTCCCCACCACCACCGGAACGCCGGTGCCCGTGGTCTGCGGCGAAATTGCGTGATCTTTTGTAGCGAAGCGTAATTTGAAAAAGAACACGGGTACTGCTTTCGATCGTTGTCGTAATCGTTGACGCGGAAATCGGATCTCGCTTTTCCGCATGAAGCTCTAGCCGGATTCCGCGCATGCTCGCCGAAGCCCTGTTGTTTGCCGCCACCCGCCTGACCTCGCCCAGGAGTCGTACCTCCGCTGTGCGGGACGCCGTCGGTCTTTGGGCGCGCGCCGGCCGCTGTCGCGCCGCTTGGGCCGAGCATGAGGCGCGGACGCGGGCAGCGATCGATCGGGTGATCGATGGAGTCGCTGTTCGTCGCACGGCGGTGGTGCTCGGTTCGGGGTTGTTGCGGGACGTCCCTATCGATCGGCTCTCCAGCATGTTCAACAAGGTGGTGCTGGTCGATATCGTCCATCTGCCGACGGTGCGGCTGAAGACGTTTCTGCGCCGCTATCCCAACGTCAGCTTCATGACCCGCGACATCTCCGGCTATGACCGCCTCGTCGAGCAATCGCGCATCAAGCTCGCCACCGGGCAAGATGACCTTGGGGTCCGCCTCGACCCGTTGGGTTTTCTCCGCAAGATCGACGAACTCGATCTGGTGATCTCAGCCAATGTGTTGTCGCAGATCGCAGTCGGCGCGGTGAGTCGATTGCATTCGAAGGACGGACAGGCACGCGTCATGCCCGACAACGCCGTGGCGCAACTGGTTGCCGGCCACCTCGACGGGTTGGCCCAGCTACCCTGCAAGACGGTGATCGTCACCGACGTTTCCTACGTTCGGCGCCGGCGCGATGGCGTCGTCGTCGAAAACCGCGATCTTCTCCATGGGATCATCCCGCCGCCTCCCTTCGACGCCTGGGACTGGCCGGTGGCACCCTTCGGCGAGGAAGAGGTGGATGAGGAGCGCATTCACAAGGTGATCGCTGCCGAAGACGTGGCTGTCGATCTCTAGAAGATTTCTGGCGAAAACAGGTTCAACGAAAAGCTCTATCTACTTGTTTTTCCATAAAATTCGGACGGAAAACTGGTTCCCATTTTTGCTGAATTTGCTCAAGAACAACGCGCGTTTGGTCAGAACTCTGCTTGGATCGGTGCCACCCACCAGTTGGCACGCTCGGCGGCAAGTTGCTCACCAGCGGCCTCGGCCGTTGCCCGGTCATCGAACAGACCGAAACAGGTGGCTCCTGACCCTGACATGCGAGCAAGTTGAACGCCCGGCAGACCGCCAACGGCGGCGAGCACGTCGCCGATAACCGGCGCAATGGCCTTGGCCGGTGGCTCAAGGTCGTTGCGTGTCTCCCTGGCGAGGAAGGTTGCAAGGTCGGCCAGCGTGGCGAAAGCGGGCAGGGCGGGAAGTGGTGGATTATCGCGTCGTTCGAGTGCGCGAAAAGTGGCGAGCGTCGACACGCCGACGCGCGGATTGACCAGCAGCAAGCCAAAGGCGAGCCGCCCGGCCGTCGGCGTGATGCGTTCGCCGACGCCTGCGACGTGAGCGGGCCGGCCGTCGAGACACATGGGCACATCGGCGCCCAGCGACAGGGCTAGGGCGGTGACGGCGGGGTCGTCGGTTGAGAGGCTGTAGAGCCGGCAGAGGCCGCGCAAGGCAGCCGCTGCGTCGGCCGAGCCGCCGCCGATGCCGGAGGCGATCGGCAGGCGTTTGTCGAGATGCACCGCGATCGGGTCCTTGCATCCGCTCAATTCGCGGAAACCGCGCAGAGCCCGCAAGACGAGATTGTCGGCGCCGGCGCTGAGATCGCTCGCCATCGGCCCACCAATGTCGAAGCGGTCCTCGTCGCCCGGCGCCAAGGTTACCGTGTCGCCGACGTCGGCGAAAGTCACAAGCATATCAAGGTCGTGGTAGCCATCGGGCCGTCGCCCGATGACATGAAGCGCTAGGTTGATCTTGGCACGAGCCTGTTCGACGACGGCCATGTTCGTCGAGTCCTGCCAGGTCAGGGTGTCGCCTGGGTCGGCTTGGCGTCGGTCGCTTCGGCCGCGGCCTTGTTGGTGTTGTCTTGTACCAGGCCGTGTTCGATCTTGGCCTCGATTTTGAGCAGATCTTCCGGCTCGGGCTTGCTGGCCTTGGCGTGGTTCCACTGGAAGCGCGCCTCGAGACGACGGCCAACCTGCCAGTAGGCGTCGCCGAGGTGATCGTTGATCGTCGGGTCGGATGGCATCAAGTTCACCGCCCGCTCAAGCTCGTTGGCCGCCTGATCATATTCACCGAGCTTGTAGTGCGCCCAGCCGAGGCTGTCGACGATGAAGCCATCGGTCGGGGATAGGCTGACCGCCTTCTCGATGAGCGCCATTCCGTCCTTGAGGTTCAAGCCTTTGTCGATCCAGGAATAGCCGAGGTAGTTGAGCACCAGAGGCTGATCCGGCTTGAGTTCCAGCGCTTTCTTGAAGTCGGCTTCCGCCTCCGGCCAGCGGTTGGTCCGCTCGTAGGCGATGCCGCGGTTGTAGAATACCTGCCAATCCTCGGTCTGCGGCTGATCGCCGATGGCCTTGATGGTCCGCGTATAGACGTCCGCGGCTTCGGCGAACATCTTGCGGGTTCTCAGAATATTCCCGAGACCGTTCAGCGCTTCCTTGTCCTTCGAGTTCTTGCGGATAACGCGCTTCAGGGTGGCTCGCGCTTCATCCACCTTGTCGAGCGCGTTGTAGTCGAAGGCGATCATGATATCGGCGTTGCGCCGGAGCGGCGAGCGGGTCGGAACCTTGTCGAGAATGGCAATCGCGTCGTCAGCCCGTTCCAGTCGCTCGAAATTCTCAGCCAGCGTGATGCGGGTCATGTCGTCTGCCGGGTCGAGTGCTAGCGCCAATTGCAGGAAGACGATGCCGAAGTCGTTGGTATCCTCGCGCACCACCGCCGAACCGAGGCCGGAGAGAATCTCGGCCGCCCCCTCATTGACTGTGCGGACGCGGGGCGCCGGGCGGCTCTTGGCGTTGACGAGGGCGGCGACTTCCTTGAGCAGTGGATGGCCGGGCGCCGAGGCCAGTGCCTTGTCGATCGTGGCCTTGGCGGTGACAAAGTCGCCGTTACGGGCAAAGGTGCGTGTTGCCGCGTCAATGACCGACACCGGGCCGTCGTCAAGGGCGAGCGCCGCCTTCAATTCCTCGGCGGCCAGGTCGCCACGCCCGGCAACCGAGGCGATGAGGCCGGCATGATAGTGGCGGAAAAAGAGATACCATTTCTCGCCGTCGAGCTTGGCGAGGCGGGCGAGCGCTTCATCGGTTTTACCCGCGCCCTGTTCGGCCCATGCCGACAGGATCTCGGCGACCAGCGTCAGGAGCGGTCCGGACCGCGCGTGCTGGAAGGAAGCGACCGCCTCGGTCCACCGGCCGGACTGAAAATCATCGATGCCGATGGTCAAAGCGGCGATTGGGCTGTCAGCATCGACGGCGCTCAGCCGTTCGGCGAAAGCGCGAACCTCGGTCAGCTCGCCGGCGGCGATGTAGAGCGACAGGGCGCGTTCGAGAAGGAATTTGTCGTCGGGCGCATCGAGCAATGCCGAAGCAAAATAGTCGGCGGAAGCGCGATAGTCGGAAATACTGCCGGCAAAGCGGCCGGCAAGGTAGTTGCCTTCAAGCGAGGAAGCGACAGGCAGCCCCGTGTCCGGTTGAGCCGTTGCCAGTCCCCGTGCTCCGGCCGGCAGCGAACCGGCAATGGCGAGGGTGGCCAGCGCCGCTCCGAGAAGGGGTCCCATGGCGAAGCGTCGAAAAGTCGGCTGGCGTAGCATCATGGGTGAAGAATCCCGTCGTCGGTTTGGGGCAGCGCACAAACATCACGGCGTCCGAACGCCCGGCCGCCGACTCCACTAAAAGGCAAAATGGCGGCAAAGGCGTGGCGCTTCAAGCGGTACCTAGCGTCCTGCTCCAAGAAAGTCGCCTATGTCCATTGCCATTGCATTCCAGCCGGCAAAGTTCGAAATGAAGCCACCAACAACCCGAACGTCGGATACGCCTTTCCATGAGTATGGCTTTCATACTGGTTCTGCTGCTTGCCCTGGGTGCCTGGCTCATCCGCTGGCGCGGCGCCAGTCTCAGGGGCGACATCGACGCCATTGCCCGCAACTATGGCCTGCTGGCCGGGCTCGGAGCGGTGGCGGCGCTTGCCATTACCGGTCGTGTCGCGTTCGCCGCTGTCGGCGTCGCTCTGTTGGTCGGGCTACACCGGTCGGGCTTGCTGCGGACGTCGCGTGGGGCTCGGCGCGGGCAGTCGGTGTTGCGTTCACCTATGTTTGAGGTGGTTGTCGATGGCGACGCGATCGGCGGGCGGGTCGTTTCCGGCGCCTTCCGAGGGCGCGATCTCAATCGCCTCGGGAGCGCGGAGCTATCCGCCCTCCATGCCGAGACGGCGCGCGACGGTCGCAGCCGCGCCACCTTAGAGATTTATCTCGACCGCCGAATGCCCGGATGGCGTGAGAACGTGCAGGGTGAGACCGCATCGCGGAGCCGTCGAACGGCGAATGCGGGCTCCATGAGCGAGGAGGAGGCGTACGAGATCCTTGGGCTTCAAAAGGGCGCCGGAGAGGCCGACATCAGGGCCGCCCACCGTCGACTGATGAAGCGGGTGCATCCCGACCAGGGCGGTTCCACTTTCCTGGCG is part of the Pleomorphomonas sp. PLEO genome and encodes:
- a CDS encoding anhydro-N-acetylmuramic acid kinase, encoding MSGDSAMWALGLMSGTSMDGVDAALIRTDGEGIAEFGPTLFQAYGDEERAVLRAALKDARGMTARKERFGRLAEAESVVTDAHAHAVAVLLIAAEKKGIRPEVIGFHGQTVHHAPDRGFTAQIGDAGMLAERFNLPVVYDFRSADIREGGQGAPLVPVYHRALARKAGLTPPVAFLNIGGVANVTLIGEDGELTAFDTGPGNALIDDLVFNATGARFDVDGAIAAQGHVDAAVLGQLMDHPHFETPAPKSLDRNTFRADAAASLSFADRVATLTAFTAEGIAAGLRLAGAPIRTVIVSGGGARNPVMVRMIAERTGVDVVPAGNIGFDADFVEAQAFAYLAARRLKGLPSSFPTTTGTPVPVVCGEIA
- a CDS encoding DnaJ domain-containing protein gives rise to the protein MSMAFILVLLLALGAWLIRWRGASLRGDIDAIARNYGLLAGLGAVAALAITGRVAFAAVGVALLVGLHRSGLLRTSRGARRGQSVLRSPMFEVVVDGDAIGGRVVSGAFRGRDLNRLGSAELSALHAETARDGRSRATLEIYLDRRMPGWRENVQGETASRSRRTANAGSMSEEEAYEILGLQKGAGEADIRAAHRRLMKRVHPDQGGSTFLAVRINQAKDRLMSKHV
- a CDS encoding 4-(cytidine 5'-diphospho)-2-C-methyl-D-erythritol kinase, whose amino-acid sequence is MAVVEQARAKINLALHVIGRRPDGYHDLDMLVTFADVGDTVTLAPGDEDRFDIGGPMASDLSAGADNLVLRALRGFRELSGCKDPIAVHLDKRLPIASGIGGGSADAAAALRGLCRLYSLSTDDPAVTALALSLGADVPMCLDGRPAHVAGVGERITPTAGRLAFGLLLVNPRVGVSTLATFRALERRDNPPLPALPAFATLADLATFLARETRNDLEPPAKAIAPVIGDVLAAVGGLPGVQLARMSGSGATCFGLFDDRATAEAAGEQLAAERANWWVAPIQAEF
- a CDS encoding tetratricopeptide repeat protein, which produces MGPLLGAALATLAIAGSLPAGARGLATAQPDTGLPVASSLEGNYLAGRFAGSISDYRASADYFASALLDAPDDKFLLERALSLYIAAGELTEVRAFAERLSAVDADSPIAALTIGIDDFQSGRWTEAVASFQHARSGPLLTLVAEILSAWAEQGAGKTDEALARLAKLDGEKWYLFFRHYHAGLIASVAGRGDLAAEELKAALALDDGPVSVIDAATRTFARNGDFVTAKATIDKALASAPGHPLLKEVAALVNAKSRPAPRVRTVNEGAAEILSGLGSAVVREDTNDFGIVFLQLALALDPADDMTRITLAENFERLERADDAIAILDKVPTRSPLRRNADIMIAFDYNALDKVDEARATLKRVIRKNSKDKEALNGLGNILRTRKMFAEAADVYTRTIKAIGDQPQTEDWQVFYNRGIAYERTNRWPEAEADFKKALELKPDQPLVLNYLGYSWIDKGLNLKDGMALIEKAVSLSPTDGFIVDSLGWAHYKLGEYDQAANELERAVNLMPSDPTINDHLGDAYWQVGRRLEARFQWNHAKASKPEPEDLLKIEAKIEHGLVQDNTNKAAAEATDAKPTQATP